The Caldicellulosiruptor changbaiensis genome has a segment encoding these proteins:
- a CDS encoding type IV pilus modification PilV family protein, with protein MKREFNGYTLIEVIVAVAIFALLVTPIVLLIQQSIKVNVSAKRILEVAQVINEAVETLVYQNVYGNGALNIGNYRVDYSVDDTYKTGTIQNIQNSEIDFRMFLDSSGVLQIENIATHTTYTRNISSTSFDKLKLNIKYDEASKQAIYTFYLNNAQIASIVSGNVSNPAKLGGEFVSNSTSHYLYVIIDGVYDNIHEKLTQNMFNLWLTNIGNNIKIIATTPFIVYENSARHAALTETEKVKKIELKVYNINGELVKEYTTYYSYRVK; from the coding sequence ATGAAGAGGGAGTTTAATGGATATACGCTTATTGAAGTTATTGTAGCAGTAGCAATATTTGCTCTGCTTGTTACCCCTATAGTTCTTTTGATACAGCAGTCCATAAAAGTTAATGTGAGTGCTAAAAGGATTTTAGAGGTAGCCCAGGTGATTAATGAAGCAGTGGAAACATTGGTATATCAAAATGTATATGGGAATGGTGCATTGAATATAGGAAACTACAGAGTTGATTATAGTGTAGATGATACATATAAGACAGGGACAATCCAAAACATACAAAACAGTGAAATAGATTTTAGGATGTTTTTAGATTCCTCGGGGGTTTTACAAATTGAGAATATAGCAACACATACAACTTATACTCGTAATATTTCTTCTACCTCGTTTGATAAGCTGAAGTTAAATATAAAATATGATGAAGCAAGTAAACAAGCCATATATACCTTTTATCTCAATAATGCTCAAATTGCTAGTATAGTAAGTGGAAATGTTTCTAATCCTGCAAAGCTTGGTGGAGAATTTGTTTCAAATTCAACATCACATTATTTGTATGTAATAATTGATGGGGTTTACGATAATATACATGAAAAGCTCACACAAAATATGTTTAACTTATGGCTCACAAATATAGGCAATAATATAAAGATAATTGCTACTACACCATTTATAGTTTATGAAAATTCAGCAAGGCATGCAGCTTTGACAGAAACTGAAAAGGTAAAGAAAATAGAGCTTAAAGTATATAACATAAACGGTGAGTTAGTAAAGGAGTATACCACTTATTATTCATATAGGGTGAAATAA
- a CDS encoding glycoside hydrolase family 48 protein, which translates to MQRYRRVIAMVVTFIFILGVVYGVKPWQEVRAGSFNYGEALQKAIMFYEFQMSGKLPNWVRNNWRGDSALKDGQDNGLDLTGGWFDAGDHVKFNLPMSYTGTMLSWAVYEYKDAFVKSGQLEHILNQIEWVNDYFVKCHPSKYVYYYQVGDGSKDHAWWGPAEVMQMERPSFKVTQSSPGSAVVAETAASLAAASIVLKDRNPTKAATYLQHAKDLYEFAEVTKSDSGYTAANGYYNSWSGFYDELSWAAVWLYLATNDSTYLTKAESYVQNWPKISGSNTIDYKWAHCWDDVHNGAALLLAKVTDKDTYKQIIESHLDYWTTGYNGERIKYTPKGLAWLDQWGSLRYATTTAFLAFVYSDWSGCPTGKKETYRKFGESQIDYALGSTGRSFVGGFGTNPPKRPHHRTAHSSWADSQSIPSYHRHTLYGALVGGPGSDDSYTDDISNYVNNEVACDYNAGFVGALAKMYLLYGGNPIPDFKAIETPTNDEFFVEAGINASGTNFIEIKAIVNNQSGWPARATDKLKFRYFVDLSELIKAGYSPDQLTLSTNYNQGAKVSGPYVWDASKNIYYILVDFTGTLIYPGGQDKYKKEVQFRIAAPQNVQWDNSNDYSFQDIKGVSSGSVVKTKYIPLYDGDIKVWGEEPGTSGVTPTPTASVTPTPTPTPTPTPTPTPTPTVTVTPTPTPTPTPTATPTPTPTPTPVSTPATSGQIKVLYANKETNSTTNTIRPWLKVVNSGSSSIDLSRVTIRYWYTVDGERAQSAISDWAQIGASNVTFKFVKLSSSVSGADYYLEIGFKSGAGQLQPGKDTGEIQIRFNKDDWSNYNQGNDWSWLQSMTSYGENEKVTAYIDGVLVWGQEPSGATPAPTATVAPTPTPTVTPTPTVTATPTPVSTPATSGQIKVLYANKETNSTTNTIRPWLKVVNSGSSSIDLSRVTIRYWYTVDEERAQSAISDWAQIGASNVTFKFVKLSSSVEGADYYLEIGFKSGAGQLQPGKDTGEIQIRFNKDDWSNYNQGNDWSWLQSMTSYGENEKVTAYIDGVLVWGQEPSGATPAPAPTATPTPTPTPAPTPTSTPTPTPTPTSTPTPTQTVAPTPTPSGTPSGLGEYGQRFMWLWNKIHDPANGYFNQDGIPYHSIETLICEAPDYGHLTTSEAFSYYVWLEAVYGKLTGDWSKFKTAWDTLEKYMIPSAEDQPMRTYDPNKPATYAGEWETPDKYPSPLEFNVPVGKDPLHNELVSTYGSTLMYGMHWLMDVDNWYGYGKRGDGVSRASFINTFQRGPEESVWETVPHPSWEEFKWGGPNGFLDLFIKDQNYSKQWRYTNAPDADARAIQATYWAKVWAKEQGKFNEISSYVAKAAKMGDYLRYAMFDKYFKPLGCQDKNAAGGTGYDSAHYLLSWYYAWGGALDGAWSWKIGCSHAHFGYQNPMAAWALANDSDMKPKSPNGVSDWAKSLKRQIEFYRWLQSAEGAIAGGATNSWNGRYEKYPAGTATFYGMAYEPNPVYRDPGSNTWFGFQAWSMQRVAEYYYVTGDKDAGALLEKWVSWIKSVVKLNSDGTFAIPSTLDWSGQPDTWNGTYTGNPNLHVKVVDYGTDLGITASLANALLYYSAGTKKYGVFDEEAKNLAKELLDRMWKLYRDEKGLSAPEKRADYKRFFEQEVYIPAGWTGKMPNGDVIKSGVKFIDIRSKYKQDPDWPKLEAAYKSGQVPEFRYHRFWAQCDIAIANATYEILFGNQ; encoded by the coding sequence ATGCAGCGTTACAGAAGAGTTATTGCAATGGTTGTAACCTTCATATTTATTTTAGGAGTGGTATATGGGGTTAAACCATGGCAGGAGGTTCGGGCTGGTTCGTTTAACTATGGGGAAGCTTTACAAAAAGCTATCATGTTTTACGAATTTCAAATGTCTGGTAAACTTCCGAATTGGGTACGCAACAACTGGCGTGGTGATTCAGCATTAAAGGATGGTCAAGACAATGGGCTTGATTTGACAGGTGGTTGGTTTGACGCAGGTGATCACGTCAAGTTTAACCTTCCAATGTCGTATACTGGTACAATGTTGTCATGGGCAGTGTATGAATACAAAGATGCATTTGTCAAGAGTGGTCAATTGGAACATATCTTAAACCAAATCGAATGGGTTAATGACTATTTTGTAAAATGCCATCCAAGCAAATATGTATACTATTACCAGGTTGGAGATGGAAGTAAAGATCATGCATGGTGGGGGCCTGCTGAGGTTATGCAAATGGAGAGACCTTCATTTAAGGTCACCCAGAGCAGTCCAGGTTCTGCGGTAGTAGCAGAGACGGCAGCTTCCTTAGCAGCAGCTTCAATTGTTTTGAAAGACAGAAATCCCACTAAAGCAGCAACATATCTGCAACATGCAAAAGATTTATATGAGTTTGCAGAAGTGACAAAAAGCGATTCTGGTTACACGGCAGCAAATGGATATTATAATTCATGGAGCGGTTTCTATGATGAGCTTTCTTGGGCAGCAGTTTGGTTGTATTTAGCAACAAATGATTCAACATATCTAACAAAAGCTGAGTCATATGTCCAAAATTGGCCAAAAATTTCAGGTAGTAACACAATTGACTACAAATGGGCTCATTGCTGGGATGATGTTCACAATGGAGCGGCATTATTGTTAGCAAAAGTTACCGACAAGGATACTTATAAACAAATTATTGAGAGTCACTTAGATTACTGGACTACAGGGTATAACGGCGAAAGGATAAAGTATACTCCGAAAGGATTAGCATGGCTTGATCAATGGGGTTCTTTGAGATATGCAACAACTACAGCGTTTTTAGCATTTGTTTATAGCGATTGGTCTGGTTGCCCTACTGGTAAAAAAGAAACATATAGAAAATTTGGAGAAAGCCAAATTGATTATGCATTAGGCTCAACTGGAAGAAGCTTTGTTGGTGGATTTGGCACAAATCCACCAAAGAGACCGCATCACAGAACTGCTCATAGCTCATGGGCAGACAGTCAGAGTATACCTTCATATCATAGACATACATTATATGGAGCGCTTGTTGGTGGTCCAGGCTCTGATGATAGCTATACAGATGACATTAGCAACTATGTGAATAATGAGGTAGCATGTGACTACAACGCAGGATTTGTTGGTGCATTGGCAAAGATGTACTTATTATATGGTGGAAATCCAATACCTGACTTCAAAGCAATTGAAACACCAACAAATGATGAGTTCTTTGTTGAAGCTGGTATAAATGCTTCTGGAACAAACTTTATTGAAATTAAGGCGATTGTTAATAATCAGAGTGGTTGGCCCGCAAGAGCAACAGATAAGCTTAAATTTAGATATTTTGTTGATCTGAGCGAATTAATTAAAGCAGGATATTCACCAGATCAATTAACCTTGAGTACCAATTATAATCAAGGTGCAAAAGTAAGTGGACCTTATGTGTGGGATGCAAGCAAAAATATATACTACATTTTAGTAGACTTTACTGGCACATTGATTTATCCAGGTGGCCAAGACAAATATAAGAAAGAAGTTCAATTCAGAATTGCAGCGCCACAGAATGTACAGTGGGATAATTCTAACGACTATTCATTCCAGGATATAAAGGGAGTTTCAAGTGGTTCAGTTGTTAAAACGAAATATATACCATTATATGATGGAGATATCAAGGTATGGGGTGAAGAGCCAGGTACATCTGGAGTAACACCAACACCAACTGCAAGTGTAACCCCGACTCCAACACCGACACCGACGCCAACCCCGACACCGACGCCAACACCGACAGTAACAGTAACACCAACTCCAACACCAACCCCGACTCCAACAGCAACACCAACACCGACACCGACGCCTACACCTGTTAGCACACCTGCGACGAGTGGGCAGATAAAGGTACTGTATGCGAACAAGGAGACAAACAGCACGACAAACACGATAAGGCCGTGGTTGAAGGTAGTGAATAGTGGTAGCAGTAGTATAGATTTGAGCAGGGTAACGATAAGGTACTGGTACACGGTGGATGGGGAGAGGGCACAGAGTGCGATATCAGACTGGGCACAGATAGGGGCAAGCAATGTAACATTCAAGTTTGTGAAGCTGAGCAGTAGCGTAAGTGGAGCGGACTATTATTTAGAGATAGGATTTAAGAGTGGAGCGGGGCAGTTGCAGCCTGGGAAGGACACAGGAGAGATACAGATAAGGTTTAACAAGGATGACTGGAGCAATTACAATCAGGGGAATGACTGGTCATGGTTACAGAGCATGACGAGTTATGGAGAGAATGAGAAGGTAACGGCGTATATAGATGGAGTGCTGGTATGGGGACAGGAGCCGAGTGGAGCTACACCTGCACCGACAGCGACGGTTGCACCGACGCCGACCCCAACAGTGACACCTACGCCGACAGTAACAGCAACACCGACACCTGTCAGCACACCTGCGACAAGTGGGCAGATAAAGGTACTGTATGCGAACAAGGAGACCAATAGCACAACTAACACGATAAGGCCTTGGTTGAAGGTAGTGAATAGTGGTAGCAGTAGCATAGATTTGAGCAGGGTAACGATAAGGTACTGGTACACGGTGGATGAGGAGAGGGCACAGAGTGCGATATCGGACTGGGCACAGATAGGGGCAAGCAATGTAACATTCAAGTTTGTGAAGCTGAGCAGTAGTGTAGAAGGAGCGGACTATTATTTAGAGATAGGATTTAAGAGTGGAGCTGGGCAGTTACAGCCTGGGAAGGACACAGGAGAGATACAGATAAGGTTTAACAAGGATGACTGGAGCAATTACAATCAGGGGAATGACTGGTCATGGTTACAGAGCATGACGAGTTATGGAGAGAATGAGAAGGTAACGGCGTATATAGATGGAGTGCTGGTATGGGGACAGGAGCCGAGTGGAGCGACACCTGCACCAGCACCTACAGCAACACCAACACCTACTCCAACCCCGGCACCAACACCAACGTCAACCCCAACTCCAACTCCAACCCCAACGTCAACTCCAACGCCGACGCAGACAGTTGCGCCTACACCTACACCGAGCGGCACACCTAGCGGTCTTGGAGAATATGGGCAGAGGTTTATGTGGTTGTGGAACAAGATACATGATCCTGCGAATGGGTATTTTAACCAGGATGGGATACCATATCATTCGATAGAGACATTGATATGCGAAGCACCTGATTATGGTCATTTGACCACGAGTGAAGCATTTTCGTACTATGTATGGCTTGAGGCAGTGTATGGGAAGTTAACAGGTGATTGGAGCAAGTTTAAGACGGCATGGGACACATTAGAGAAGTATATGATACCGTCGGCTGAAGATCAGCCGATGAGGACATATGATCCTAACAAGCCAGCGACGTATGCAGGTGAGTGGGAGACACCGGACAAGTATCCATCGCCGCTTGAGTTTAATGTACCTGTTGGGAAGGATCCGTTGCATAATGAGCTTGTGAGCACATATGGTAGCACATTGATGTATGGTATGCACTGGTTGATGGACGTAGACAACTGGTATGGATATGGCAAGAGAGGGGACGGAGTGAGCCGTGCATCATTTATCAACACGTTCCAGAGAGGGCCTGAGGAGTCTGTATGGGAGACTGTACCGCATCCGAGCTGGGAGGAATTCAAATGGGGCGGACCGAATGGATTTTTAGATCTGTTTATTAAGGATCAGAACTATTCGAAGCAGTGGAGGTATACGAACGCACCGGATGCGGATGCGAGAGCTATTCAGGCTACTTACTGGGCGAAGGTATGGGCGAAGGAGCAAGGTAAGTTTAATGAGATAAGCAGCTATGTAGCGAAGGCAGCGAAGATGGGAGACTATTTGAGGTATGCGATGTTTGACAAGTATTTCAAGCCATTAGGATGTCAGGACAAGAATGCAGCTGGAGGAACAGGGTATGACAGTGCACATTATCTGTTATCATGGTATTATGCATGGGGCGGAGCACTTGATGGTGCATGGTCATGGAAGATAGGTTGCAGTCATGCGCACTTTGGATATCAGAATCCGATGGCTGCATGGGCATTAGCAAATGATAGTGATATGAAGCCGAAGTCACCGAACGGAGTGAGTGACTGGGCGAAGAGTTTGAAGAGGCAGATAGAATTTTACAGGTGGTTGCAGTCAGCGGAGGGAGCGATAGCAGGAGGCGCGACAAATTCATGGAATGGCAGGTACGAGAAATATCCGGCAGGTACAGCGACATTTTATGGGATGGCGTATGAACCGAACCCTGTGTATAGGGACCCGGGTAGCAATACATGGTTTGGATTCCAGGCATGGTCGATGCAGAGGGTAGCGGAGTATTACTATGTGACAGGGGATAAGGATGCAGGAGCACTGCTTGAGAAGTGGGTAAGCTGGATAAAGAGTGTAGTGAAGTTGAACAGTGATGGTACATTTGCGATACCGTCGACGCTTGATTGGAGTGGGCAGCCAGACACATGGAATGGGACATATACAGGTAATCCGAACTTGCATGTGAAGGTAGTAGATTATGGGACGGATTTAGGAATAACGGCATCACTTGCGAATGCACTACTTTATTACAGTGCAGGGACGAAGAAGTATGGGGTATTTGATGAGGAAGCGAAGAATTTAGCGAAGGAATTGCTGGACAGGATGTGGAAGTTATACAGGGATGAGAAAGGTTTATCAGCGCCAGAGAAGAGAGCGGACTACAAGAGGTTCTTTGAGCAAGAGGTATACATTCCGGCAGGCTGGACAGGGAAGATGCCGAATGGAGATGTAATAAAGAGTGGAGTTAAGTTTATAGACATAAGGAGCAAGTACAAACAAGATCCTGATTGGCCGAAGTTAGAGGCGGCATACAAGTCAGGGCAGGTACCGGAGTTCAGATATCACAGGTTCTGGGCACAGTGTGACATAGCAATTGCTAATGCAACATATGAAATTCTGTTCGGCAATCAATAA
- a CDS encoding pilus assembly PilX N-terminal domain-containing protein, with protein sequence MRIKKDFKGSTLILTIIFIAVMFIMSIGLMELAMSSLKVSKGYYAKNRAYYDAESAFERVVYYLDMVADKARQMANDYVFLDSGVLNTQHPDVADILKDYQERESQFYVDYMNGSITKAQYDAAMNSLRQDYEQKVKEKFLSKFKEYMANFFTNSGTADERPKLEFTVAGFTYTIDNWRSSSNDLYSFIQMIDFNNPNVSVDIEFNPSSDMNLHTSSTEIEKPIEVTMYVKVDLLKEKTKRILRVDFNIFPYKSSALNFTSRTIKRSFNRILDYTIFAGRNLILLNNNNWFNIRKGKVYVRGTANDIRISNPSENFGGILAGITTDQLSNLSSSARVNPVDSETKSKILNILASSSSKSGNIDIDGADVYVGYSDVNPDAPTPPTFLRDKYALYGGFIKTCAQNSNITVNGDVYCHSIVTENPAQNSVISINGNAYIMDNVSMYAQNSNINISNSLIGLGTGDTPYNYNSSSSIVINEDTAKLTIGRNIVLMGVAFVDEVHRVDESGKDKLFRMPESSSLIPNFTIYQYFNLPSSDLMTLLNTLGLNGSLAGFTTADLFNSNYFKPFKVKVSPTEEVDIDLYDMDVNSESGFILTGEERAINFVLHYLVANKEDPDDFDTPYNMGASNIIVGGGNINFNPSNPNDTSYFNYFLNANGKLYLARRILNLFNKYKIENTIGSSGSREFVNLGETISSSEYLKNEITYNVIDPKKEEFLSELNLINKGLVENKDKFTLEDFVDFDALNTDRVVLYDNKNLIILSKNNVEEIDFGLPTWNGIPISSIENVLIVTKGSLILKNSDTNAKVLKGNIIAGGDIVVSGNGNLTLEYSKGVSAQLMYYFNYANFSSDADKLGQLYNFFIKGIDTNDIVEIPFVTTFYENTVKTNIKIKSKRQVVND encoded by the coding sequence ATGAGAATTAAAAAAGATTTTAAAGGGTCTACGCTTATACTTACTATTATCTTCATAGCTGTGATGTTTATAATGTCGATAGGACTTATGGAATTAGCAATGTCGTCACTGAAAGTAAGTAAAGGGTATTATGCAAAAAATAGAGCATACTATGATGCTGAAAGTGCTTTTGAAAGGGTAGTGTATTACCTTGACATGGTTGCCGACAAAGCCCGCCAAATGGCTAATGACTATGTATTTTTAGATAGTGGTGTATTAAATACCCAGCATCCAGATGTGGCAGATATATTGAAAGACTACCAAGAGAGAGAATCTCAGTTTTATGTGGATTATATGAATGGAAGTATAACTAAGGCTCAGTATGACGCAGCGATGAATTCTTTAAGGCAGGATTATGAACAGAAGGTTAAGGAAAAATTCTTAAGCAAGTTCAAAGAATACATGGCTAATTTTTTCACTAATAGCGGAACAGCTGACGAACGACCAAAACTTGAGTTTACTGTAGCTGGTTTTACCTACACTATTGATAACTGGAGAAGCAGTAGTAATGACCTTTATTCATTTATACAGATGATAGATTTTAACAATCCAAATGTCAGCGTAGATATAGAATTTAATCCTTCCTCTGATATGAATCTTCATACATCATCGACAGAGATCGAAAAGCCTATTGAAGTGACCATGTATGTTAAAGTAGATTTGTTAAAGGAAAAGACCAAAAGAATCTTAAGAGTCGACTTTAATATCTTCCCTTATAAAAGCAGTGCACTTAATTTTACTTCAAGGACAATAAAACGAAGCTTTAATAGAATACTTGATTATACTATTTTTGCGGGAAGAAACCTCATTTTACTCAATAATAATAACTGGTTTAATATAAGAAAGGGGAAAGTATATGTAAGAGGGACAGCAAATGATATAAGAATTTCAAACCCTTCTGAAAATTTCGGTGGAATTTTGGCGGGTATAACCACTGACCAGTTAAGTAACCTGTCCTCAAGTGCAAGAGTTAATCCTGTTGATAGTGAAACAAAGAGCAAAATACTGAATATTTTGGCATCATCAAGTAGTAAAAGTGGAAATATAGATATTGATGGTGCTGATGTATATGTGGGTTATTCAGATGTAAATCCTGATGCTCCAACACCCCCAACATTTTTGAGAGATAAATATGCATTGTATGGTGGATTTATTAAAACATGTGCTCAGAACTCCAATATCACTGTCAATGGTGATGTATATTGTCATAGTATTGTTACAGAAAATCCAGCTCAAAACTCAGTAATATCAATTAATGGGAACGCTTATATAATGGACAATGTTTCGATGTACGCACAAAACAGTAATATAAATATCTCAAATTCGTTAATTGGTTTAGGTACTGGTGATACGCCTTATAACTATAACAGCAGCTCTTCGATTGTTATTAATGAAGACACTGCTAAACTTACAATTGGTAGAAACATAGTTCTGATGGGAGTTGCTTTTGTAGATGAGGTTCATAGAGTTGATGAAAGTGGGAAGGACAAGCTTTTTAGAATGCCTGAAAGTTCTTCACTCATTCCAAATTTCACTATATATCAGTATTTCAATTTACCATCCTCAGATTTAATGACTCTACTAAATACACTTGGTTTAAACGGAAGTTTAGCAGGTTTTACAACAGCAGATTTATTTAATTCCAATTACTTCAAACCCTTTAAAGTTAAGGTCAGTCCTACAGAAGAGGTTGACATTGATCTATATGATATGGATGTCAATTCAGAAAGTGGTTTTATACTGACAGGTGAAGAAAGAGCAATAAATTTCGTATTACATTATTTGGTGGCAAACAAAGAAGATCCTGATGACTTTGACACGCCATACAATATGGGAGCATCTAATATTATTGTGGGTGGGGGGAATATCAATTTTAATCCATCAAATCCCAATGATACCAGTTATTTTAATTATTTTTTGAATGCAAATGGCAAGCTTTATTTAGCAAGAAGAATTTTAAATTTATTTAATAAATATAAGATAGAGAATACTATTGGAAGCAGTGGGAGTAGAGAGTTTGTGAATTTAGGAGAAACAATTTCTTCTTCAGAGTATTTGAAGAATGAAATTACATATAATGTAATTGATCCAAAGAAGGAAGAGTTTTTAAGTGAACTTAATCTAATAAATAAAGGACTTGTAGAGAATAAAGACAAATTCACTTTAGAAGATTTTGTAGATTTTGATGCACTTAATACTGATAGAGTGGTGTTATATGATAACAAGAACTTAATAATTCTTAGTAAAAACAATGTAGAAGAAATTGATTTTGGTCTGCCGACATGGAATGGCATACCAATAAGTAGTATAGAGAATGTGTTGATTGTTACAAAAGGTAGCCTGATTTTGAAAAATAGTGACACTAATGCTAAAGTCTTGAAGGGGAATATAATAGCAGGGGGGGATATAGTTGTAAGTGGTAATGGCAACTTAACTTTGGAATACAGCAAAGGTGTATCTGCTCAACTTATGTATTATTTCAATTATGCTAATTTTAGCAGTGATGCAGACAAGTTAGGACAGCTGTATAATTTCTTCATAAAAGGGATTGACACAAATGATATAGTAGAAATACCTTTTGTTACAACATTTTATGAAAATACAGTAAAGACCAATATAAAAATAAAAAGTAAAAGACAGGTTGTCAATGATTAA
- a CDS encoding vWA domain-containing protein yields MKRRSLALSLIVVFVLSLLNITSFMLPTVKAGDTSSVSIQLSGGPTKTKSYLGEDIEVKLKLTPTGQINVQRSPVSVVLIIDSSGSMQDRGKMTAAKDAAKNLIDSFKSSAKTGDKLGLIDFDSYVNDGSRYYRKINTTYYGPYSTSNTSTTNLVDLTNGSSVNTVKGLIDNMSAYGGTNMEAALNKANTLLSSSPSGNEKYVIMVTDGMPTFYMTSETRNGYPVITGPGNQSDSVSKSKTLSAVQSLAQNGTKVFVVGVDTTGADIDRDFIDDMASTGNGKAYYISNTNALNSILQDIFRIINMAVSYDNITVEYPIPAGLTVTSMPSGWTVENGKLKGSFNPITFTNGGGTPSAQELSFKISSNVEGIYNLGKVTVTYKRYDTVNGETSGTLELNLGQVEFVRRPGISATFQIIGTGNIVEPDTPYNAKLTISAYGKSLDIVTVINNFVLSLNNEGVTLQKVSTSNPAFNYAVDSGPTPTSVTIDYRVTFTNVGSITLNPVLNYQINETPKVLNLTPISLFVFDSSNIIEGFSITKKMISDNSTANLSVKIDDMGLFSYDSSAKIEIMIEMEPANAIITNVTFPLKLTVDRNTRVDSTGLRVALQTVNFKVKPNQTAAKVSFNISQINLIVSGTSYTTPFEKRINDVVVKKAVLR; encoded by the coding sequence ATGAAAAGACGAAGTTTAGCATTATCGTTGATAGTGGTATTTGTTCTTTCTTTGTTGAACATAACTTCATTTATGTTGCCTACGGTAAAAGCAGGAGATACTTCGTCTGTAAGCATTCAGCTAAGTGGTGGACCTACTAAAACAAAGAGCTATTTAGGTGAGGATATTGAAGTTAAACTTAAATTAACACCTACAGGGCAAATCAATGTTCAAAGGTCACCTGTGTCTGTTGTACTCATTATTGACTCATCAGGTTCTATGCAAGACAGAGGTAAGATGACTGCAGCTAAAGATGCTGCCAAAAATTTGATTGATAGTTTTAAGAGTTCAGCAAAAACAGGGGATAAATTAGGTTTAATTGATTTTGATAGTTATGTGAATGATGGTTCGAGATATTATCGCAAAATTAACACAACTTATTATGGTCCATACTCTACCTCAAATACATCTACAACTAACTTAGTTGATTTAACAAACGGTAGTAGTGTTAATACAGTAAAGGGATTAATAGATAATATGTCAGCTTATGGTGGAACTAATATGGAAGCAGCTTTGAATAAAGCAAATACTCTTCTCAGTTCCTCACCTTCAGGAAACGAAAAATATGTTATTATGGTCACTGATGGTATGCCAACCTTTTATATGACAAGTGAAACAAGGAATGGTTATCCAGTTATAACGGGTCCGGGTAATCAATCCGATTCAGTGTCCAAATCTAAGACTCTTTCAGCAGTGCAGAGCTTAGCTCAAAATGGTACAAAGGTTTTTGTTGTAGGTGTTGATACAACAGGTGCTGATATTGATAGAGATTTCATTGATGATATGGCAAGCACAGGCAATGGAAAAGCCTACTATATTTCAAATACAAATGCATTAAATTCAATACTACAAGATATCTTTAGAATAATTAATATGGCTGTAAGTTATGATAATATAACAGTTGAATATCCTATTCCAGCAGGGCTTACAGTAACTTCAATGCCAAGCGGATGGACTGTAGAAAATGGTAAATTGAAAGGTAGTTTCAATCCAATTACATTTACAAATGGTGGAGGAACGCCTTCAGCACAAGAGCTGTCATTTAAGATTTCTTCCAATGTAGAAGGTATATATAATCTTGGAAAAGTTACAGTCACTTATAAGCGTTACGATACAGTAAATGGAGAAACAAGCGGAACGCTCGAATTGAATTTAGGGCAGGTTGAATTTGTGAGAAGGCCAGGAATAAGTGCAACTTTCCAGATAATAGGAACAGGAAACATTGTTGAACCTGATACACCATATAATGCAAAATTGACCATTAGTGCATATGGTAAGTCGTTGGATATAGTTACCGTAATAAACAATTTTGTTCTGTCATTGAATAACGAGGGAGTAACACTACAAAAGGTGTCAACCTCCAATCCTGCATTTAATTATGCAGTTGATTCTGGACCAACACCTACAAGTGTAACTATTGATTACAGAGTGACTTTTACCAATGTAGGAAGTATTACTTTGAATCCTGTTCTCAATTACCAAATTAATGAAACACCCAAAGTGTTGAATTTAACACCTATTAGTTTATTTGTTTTTGACTCAAGCAATATTATAGAAGGCTTTAGTATCACAAAGAAAATGATTTCGGATAATTCTACAGCTAATTTATCAGTAAAAATAGATGATATGGGATTGTTTTCATATGATAGTTCTGCGAAAATAGAAATTATGATTGAAATGGAACCTGCAAATGCAATAATAACGAATGTAACATTCCCACTAAAACTTACAGTTGATAGAAACACAAGGGTTGACAGCACTGGCTTGAGAGTAGCTTTACAAACTGTGAATTTTAAAGTAAAACCTAATCAAACAGCTGCAAAAGTTAGTTTTAATATTTCGCAGATAAATTTAATTGTGAGTGGAACGTCATATACTACTCCATTTGAGAAAAGGATTAATGACGTTGTTGTTAAAAAGGCCGTTTTAAGATAA